Proteins encoded together in one Sulfuricurvum sp. window:
- a CDS encoding class I SAM-dependent methyltransferase, which produces MFLEPIDFAAMYKEHKATTDFKGKTSSDWDEKSADMAASVINSPYVDDFISRMNISGDEVVLDIGCGPGTLAIPLAKRVKEVIAIDFSAQMLEELKAYAAREGVTNIKTYHIGWEDDWSRLPQIDIVVASRSMEVSDVDAALSKMSAHARKRCYLTYKVGGSFVDMSILDYIGKKVKTKPDYWYIPILLYSQGYLPRVDYIETGRGSVRSNTEDEFVESLIWSVHELSEEQKLKAREYYREVIVGQKRPPRAVNWAFIGWETSV; this is translated from the coding sequence AAAGCCACTACCGATTTCAAAGGCAAAACCAGCAGTGACTGGGACGAAAAATCTGCCGATATGGCGGCATCCGTCATCAACAGCCCGTATGTCGACGACTTTATTTCCCGCATGAACATTAGCGGTGACGAGGTCGTTCTCGATATTGGATGCGGGCCGGGAACATTGGCCATCCCGCTGGCAAAACGGGTCAAAGAGGTCATTGCTATCGACTTCTCCGCACAAATGCTCGAAGAGCTGAAAGCCTACGCCGCGCGCGAAGGGGTCACTAATATTAAAACATATCATATCGGATGGGAAGATGACTGGAGCCGGTTGCCGCAGATCGATATCGTTGTCGCTTCCCGATCCATGGAGGTCTCCGACGTCGATGCCGCCCTCTCCAAAATGTCTGCGCATGCGCGTAAACGGTGCTATCTCACCTACAAAGTAGGAGGGAGTTTCGTCGACATGAGCATCCTCGATTACATCGGCAAAAAGGTCAAAACCAAACCCGACTATTGGTACATCCCTATCCTCCTCTATTCACAAGGCTATCTCCCCCGCGTCGATTACATCGAAACAGGCAGAGGCAGTGTCCGAAGCAACACCGAAGATGAATTCGTCGAATCGTTGATCTGGAGCGTACACGAGCTGAGCGAAGAGCAAAAACTCAAAGCACGCGAATATTACCGTGAGGTGATCGTTGGACAAAAGCGTCCTCCACGTGCCGTCAACTGGGCATTTATCGGATGGGAGACATCGGTATGA